A genomic region of Alnus glutinosa chromosome 11, dhAlnGlut1.1, whole genome shotgun sequence contains the following coding sequences:
- the LOC133880914 gene encoding serine carboxypeptidase-like 18: protein MQLLTKTIPKWVSLRLLMLLLVSANVAFSGSIVKHLPGFDGELPFKLETGYISVGDSELFYYFIESQGNPQEDPLFLWLTGGPGCSSFSGIVYEIGPIEFDINTYTGGLPRLVYYPYAWTKTASIIFLDAPVGTGFSYARTPEGWPTSDSESAEQSYQFLRKWLDEHPQYLPVQLFIGGDSYSGITVPLVTKKVIDGVAAKVKPRMNLKGYLIGSPRTDSIIDENSKIVFAHRMALISDELFEQLKTSCNEDYVNVDPSNTACVMALAYYEKCIEDLFTNDILEPTCAFASPKLNTELERRSLRENPTNFILSPPRIPEEWCRNFNYALAYMWSNDERVQEALHVRQGFVLDWKRCNKSLSYTKDILSVVDVHRYLSKFGLQVLVESGDRDMVVPFVGTVKWIKSLNLTVAIDWRPWFVDGQVAGYTRKYLENGFRLTYATVKGAGHTAPEYYRRECYYMFHRWVHYYPL, encoded by the exons ATGCAGCTTCTGACAAAGACAATACCAAAATGGGTGTCTTTGCGTTTGCTTATGCTATTACTTGTGTCAGCAAATGTAGCATTCTCTGGCTCCATCgtcaagcacctgcctggcttTGATGGCGAGCTTCCATTTAAGCTCGAAACCGG ATATATAAGCGTGGGGGATTCCGAGCTATTCTACTATTTCATCGAGTCCCAAGGAAACCCTCAAGAAGACCCTCTTTTTCTGTGGCTCACAGGAGGCCCTGgctgttcttctttctctggAATTGTCTATGAAATTG GTCCTATAGAATTTGATATTAACACCTACACTGGGGGCTTACCAAGATTGGTATACTACCCATATGCATGGACAAAG ACAGCGAGCATCATATTTCTAGATGCACCTGTTGGCACTGGTTTCTCCTATGCCCGAACTCCAGAAGGCTGGCCTACCTCAGATTCAGAATCAGCTGAGCAATCTTATCAATTCCTAAGGAAG TGGTTGGATGAACACCCACAGTATCTCCCAGTTCAACTATTTATTGGTGGTGATTCTTATTCAGGCATAACCGTGCCACTAGTTACAAAGAAAGTCATAGATG GTGTTGCTGCTAAAGTAAAGCCACGAATGAACCTCAAA GGGTATCTGATTGGGAGCCCACGAACAGATTCTATTATTGATGAAAATTCCAAAATAGTATTCGCTCACCGGATGGCACTCATATCAGATGAACTTTTTGAG CAACTCAAAACAAGTTGTAACGAGGATTATGTGAACGTAGATCCATCCAATACAGCATGTGTCATGGCTCTCGCATATTACGAAAAG TGCATCGAAGATCTCTTTACTAACGACATTTTGGAACCAACTTGCGCTTTTGCATCCCCGAAACTAAATACAGAACTGGAACGAAGATCTCTACGAGAAAATCCAACAAATTTCATACTTTCACCACCAAGAATTCCTGAAGAATGGTGTCGG AATTTCAACTATGCATTAGCGTATATGTGGTCAAATGACGAGAGGGTTCAAGAGGCTCTGCACGTTCGACAG GGTTTTGTGTTGGACTGGAAGAGGTGCAACAAGAGCTTATCATACACGAAAGATATCCTTAGTGTGGTTGATGTTCATCGATATCTTAGTAAATTTGGCTTACAAGTCTTGGTAGAGAG TGGCGACCGCGATATGGTTGTTCCGTTTGTGGGCACAGTGAAGTGGATAAAGTCTCTCAACTTGACCGTTGCCATCGATTGGCGACCTTGGTTCGTCGACGGCCAAGTTGCAGG GTACACAAGAAAGTATTTAGAAAACGGATTTCGTTTAACATATGCCACTGTAAAG GGTGCTGGTCACACGGCTCCAGAGTACTACCGTAGAGAATGTTActacatgtttcataggtgggtTCATTATTACCCATTGTAA
- the LOC133881232 gene encoding uncharacterized protein LOC133881232, which produces MNEKYLLETFGHRIVHDSGFPLRSKLKVAIKNGEWNWPPARSDALVVIQSQLFEVELGDTDLAIWNAKHGQYTCADAWDKLREVHPAVGWWELVWFPSSIPKHSFFMWLVFQNALVTKERMCGWGYTGCTLCLLCRGAQENREHFFVRCRFSSRIWTNIMFECSIPNAPLDWDAIEAWGLKVLRGRGVRATLGRLCLGSTVYNIWKQRNALLHNSSPKTEESLMDCIRWEVRSRLVANGQFKDLNHTLVFRWKLHSSF; this is translated from the coding sequence ATGAATGAGAAGTATCTTTTGGAAACCTTTGGCCACCGTATTGTTCATGATTCAGGCTTTCCTTTACGGTCTAAACTTAAAGTTGCTATCAAAAATGGAGAATGGAATTGGCCTCCAGCTcgttctgatgctttggttgtaaTTCAAAGCCAACTATTTGAGGTTGAACTTGGAGATACTGATTTAGCTATTTGGAATGCTAAACATGGACAATATACATGTGCTGATGCTTGGGACAAGCTTAGAGAGGTGCACCCGGCTGTTGGATGGTGGGAATTGGTCTGGTTTCCATCCTCTATCCCTAAACATTCTTTTTTTATGTGGCTTGTTTTCCAGAATGCATTAGTCACAAAGGAGAGAATGTGTGGATGGGGTTACACTGGATGCACTTTGTGCTTATTATGTCGTGGCGCCCAAGAGAACCGAGAACATTTTTTCGTTAGGTGTAGGTTCAGTAGTCGAATCTGGACAAATATCATGTTCGAGTGTTCCATTCCAAATGCTCCTTTGGATTGGGATGCTATTGAAGCTTGGGGTTTGAAGGTGCTAAGGGGAAGAGGTGTTAGAGCAACTTTGGGGAGGCTGTGTTTGGGATCCACTGTGTATAATATTTGGAAACAAAGGAATGCTCTTCTGCATAATTCCTCACCCAAAACTGAAGAATCTCTTATGGATTGTATTAGATGGGAAGTTCGCTCTAGGCTGGTGGCTAATGGGCAGTTCAAGGATCTCAACCATACCTTAGTATTCCGCTGGAAACTGCATTCCTCTTTTTAG